The Actinobacillus equuli genome includes a window with the following:
- the malQ gene encoding 4-alpha-glucanotransferase produces MKSLHPYLNSYFFDEYGRRRYASQAVCRKITKRLGSPKSKPIIPPVKVATEGQAVYIRLNLANSNKALQARWQLHLENGETRCGKVKRNAINLPKDLPLGYHHLQLESEHYSLNCRLIITPKTAFQPKELQQKQKLWGAILQLYTLRSEHNWGIGDFSDLKTFLSRLAEKGGDFVGLNPIHAIFPANPESASPYSPSSRLWQNIIYIDVTAIDAFQQSSEAQAWFHSAEIQQQLIEARVKDYVDYSQVIRLKLEGLRLAYATFVQQDQQAFEQFINEYGESLKVQGTFDALHYWLSSQFSEQWGWNFWAQEYQDYASNAVQVFQTEHSQLVRFYMWLQFVAQQQLKACNQLAKTLNMPIGFYRDLAVGVADNGAETWADKELFVLDASVGAPPDIMAPNGQNWGLSPMHPEVLQSRGYQPFIDLLRANMKDCGALRIDHILGFARMWWVAKGDSAKNGAYVRYPLEDLLAILALESQRNQCLIIAEALGTVPKGMLQKLEDKGILAYNIFYFEWDQHGSKPLTNYPYQAMTTLSTHDLPTVQGYWKGYDFDLGEKFGVYPSEKVLNILKQSRHFNKEAIRQAVEKVQDLAKDSEGVNLQFVHQLQRYVADTNSALFGTQPEDWLNMLEPVNIPGTSNEYPNWRRKLSHTINEIFNHEQINQLLDAFEQKRNR; encoded by the coding sequence ATGAAATCGCTTCACCCATACCTTAACTCTTATTTCTTTGATGAATATGGCAGACGTCGTTATGCCAGCCAAGCTGTCTGTCGCAAAATTACAAAACGCTTAGGTTCTCCTAAAAGTAAACCCATTATCCCTCCTGTAAAGGTAGCGACAGAAGGACAAGCGGTCTATATTCGACTAAATCTTGCAAATAGCAATAAAGCCTTACAAGCTCGCTGGCAACTTCATTTAGAAAACGGTGAAACACGTTGCGGTAAAGTAAAACGTAATGCGATCAATTTACCGAAAGATCTGCCTCTCGGCTATCATCATTTACAGCTTGAAAGTGAACATTATTCACTTAACTGCCGTCTTATTATTACGCCGAAAACCGCTTTCCAACCGAAAGAATTACAACAAAAACAAAAATTATGGGGAGCAATTTTACAACTCTATACGCTTCGTTCCGAACATAACTGGGGCATTGGTGATTTTAGCGATTTGAAAACTTTCCTAAGTCGACTTGCTGAAAAAGGCGGTGATTTTGTTGGGTTAAATCCAATTCATGCGATTTTCCCAGCCAATCCGGAAAGTGCCAGCCCCTATAGCCCCTCATCTCGTTTATGGCAAAACATTATTTATATCGATGTAACCGCGATTGATGCCTTCCAACAATCTAGCGAAGCACAAGCTTGGTTTCATTCCGCAGAAATTCAACAACAGCTTATTGAGGCAAGAGTAAAAGACTACGTAGATTATTCGCAAGTAATACGCTTAAAACTCGAAGGGTTACGTTTAGCCTATGCTACTTTCGTTCAGCAAGACCAACAAGCTTTCGAACAATTTATCAATGAATACGGAGAAAGCCTAAAAGTGCAAGGCACATTCGACGCACTGCATTATTGGTTATCCAGCCAATTTAGCGAGCAATGGGGTTGGAATTTCTGGGCGCAAGAATATCAAGACTACGCTTCAAATGCGGTACAGGTATTCCAAACGGAACACAGCCAATTAGTTCGTTTCTATATGTGGTTGCAATTTGTGGCGCAACAACAATTAAAAGCGTGTAATCAATTGGCAAAAACACTCAATATGCCTATCGGCTTCTACCGTGATTTAGCGGTAGGTGTTGCCGATAACGGAGCAGAAACTTGGGCGGATAAAGAGTTATTTGTGCTAGATGCCTCTGTCGGTGCACCACCGGATATTATGGCGCCAAACGGACAGAATTGGGGATTATCGCCAATGCATCCGGAAGTATTGCAAAGCCGAGGATACCAGCCGTTTATTGATTTATTACGTGCCAATATGAAAGATTGCGGTGCATTACGTATCGACCATATTCTTGGTTTTGCACGTATGTGGTGGGTGGCAAAAGGTGATTCGGCTAAAAACGGCGCTTATGTGCGTTATCCGCTAGAAGATTTATTAGCAATTCTTGCCTTAGAAAGCCAACGAAACCAATGTTTAATCATCGCAGAAGCGCTTGGTACAGTTCCGAAAGGCATGCTACAGAAATTAGAAGACAAAGGTATTCTTGCTTATAACATTTTCTACTTTGAATGGGATCAGCACGGCAGTAAGCCATTAACTAATTATCCATATCAAGCGATGACTACACTCAGTACGCATGATTTACCGACCGTACAAGGCTACTGGAAAGGCTACGACTTTGATTTAGGTGAGAAATTCGGAGTTTATCCAAGTGAGAAAGTGCTTAATATTCTGAAACAGAGTCGCCATTTCAATAAAGAAGCGATTAGACAAGCGGTCGAAAAAGTCCAAGATCTTGCAAAAGATAGCGAAGGCGTAAACCTACAATTTGTGCACCAATTACAACGCTATGTGGCGGATACTAATTCTGCCTTATTTGGCACCCAGCCGGAAGATTGGCTAAATATGCTCGAGCCGGTAAATATTCCCGGAACAAGTAATGAATATCCGAATTGGCGTAGAAAATTAAGCCATACAATTAATGAGATTTTTAACCACGAGCAAATCAATCAACTACTTGATGCTTTCGAACAAAAACGGAATAGATAA
- the malG gene encoding maltose ABC transporter permease MalG, producing MAIVQPKSMKLRLFSTHLFLICFCAIILFPMLMIIGISLRPGNLAIGELIPSEISLEHWKLALGISVTHADGSVTPPPFPVLLWLWNSVKVAGITALITLALSTTAAYAFARLRFAGKSLLLKSMLIFQMFPAVLSLVALYALFDRLSDYIPFLGLNTHGGVIFAYLGGIAMHVWTIKGYFETIDKSLEEAAALDGASPWQTFRLILLPLSVPILAVVFILSFISSIIEVPVASLLLRDVDNYTLAVGMQQYLHPQNYLWGDFAAAAILSAIPITLVFLLAQRWLVGGLTAGGVKG from the coding sequence ATGGCTATTGTTCAACCTAAATCAATGAAATTGCGTTTATTTTCCACGCATCTTTTTCTAATCTGTTTTTGTGCGATTATCTTATTCCCGATGCTGATGATTATTGGTATTTCATTACGTCCCGGAAACCTAGCAATTGGTGAATTGATTCCAAGTGAAATTTCACTTGAACACTGGAAACTCGCCTTAGGTATTAGCGTTACTCATGCGGACGGAAGTGTAACTCCACCGCCATTCCCCGTTTTACTTTGGTTATGGAATTCAGTCAAAGTCGCAGGGATTACGGCATTAATTACTCTCGCACTTTCAACCACTGCTGCGTATGCTTTTGCTCGTTTACGTTTTGCCGGTAAAAGCTTATTACTGAAATCGATGTTAATTTTCCAAATGTTTCCGGCGGTACTTTCATTAGTAGCATTGTATGCTTTATTTGATCGTCTAAGTGATTACATTCCGTTCTTAGGTTTAAATACACACGGCGGAGTAATCTTTGCTTACTTAGGCGGTATCGCAATGCACGTTTGGACAATTAAAGGTTATTTTGAAACTATTGATAAATCGCTTGAAGAAGCCGCAGCACTTGATGGTGCAAGCCCTTGGCAAACCTTCCGTTTAATTTTACTTCCGCTTTCTGTACCGATTTTAGCGGTTGTATTTATTCTTTCCTTTATCTCAAGCATTATCGAAGTACCGGTTGCTTCCCTATTGTTACGAGATGTTGATAACTACACGCTTGCAGTAGGAATGCAACAGTATTTACACCCGCAAAACTACCTCTGGGGCGACTTTGCCGCAGCAGCCATTTTGTCTGCAATTCCAATCACGCTTGTATTCTTATTAGCACAACGTTGGTTAGTCGGTGGTTTAACTGCCGGCGGCGTAAAAGGATAG
- the malF gene encoding maltose ABC transporter permease MalF: MQALKTVTPSQSWAKRLFIGLLYLLSFYLVFTIYLQGEILFALLVLVVVTAGIYIFSNRSTYHWRYVYPGVAAMGIFVLFPLICTVVIAFTNYSGSNQLSFEQVLRNLQSQTYAAGERLDFKLIEVNNNQYQIALTSKESQKNYLSDPLVLNDLASEITVNEVEQFPAGNIAPLKAITQNRQNLQSVKLVLPTEQKLTMSSLRQFAEQKARYTYDENREILTNNETQERYKANDEIGFFQKVDAQNNFIDSRLEPGYTVTTGWHNFIKILTDDGVQEPFIKIFIWTVVFALLTVIFTTLLGMIFASLVQWEALQGKAIYRLLLILPYAVPGFISILVFKGLFNQSFGEINLILNQLFGIRPEWFNDPFLAKAMLLIVNTWLGYPYMMIVCMGLLKAIPHDLYEASAIDGASVWQNFTKITMPLLIKPLMPLMIASFAFNFNNFVLIQLLTNGGPNMVGTTTPAGHTDLLVSYTYRIAFEGSGTQDFGLAAAIAVIIFLLVSGLALFQIRMTKLSQD; this comes from the coding sequence ATGCAAGCACTAAAAACCGTTACCCCTTCTCAATCTTGGGCAAAACGCCTATTTATTGGGTTACTTTACCTACTCTCTTTTTATCTTGTTTTTACTATTTATTTACAAGGCGAAATCTTATTTGCATTACTTGTACTCGTAGTAGTTACCGCCGGTATTTATATTTTCTCTAACAGATCAACTTATCACTGGCGATATGTTTACCCGGGTGTAGCGGCAATGGGGATCTTTGTACTCTTCCCGCTCATTTGTACCGTTGTCATCGCATTTACCAATTATAGCGGTTCGAACCAACTAAGTTTCGAACAAGTACTCAGAAACTTACAAAGCCAAACGTATGCCGCCGGCGAACGCTTAGATTTCAAACTTATTGAAGTTAATAACAACCAATATCAAATTGCTTTAACCAGTAAAGAATCGCAAAAAAATTATCTTTCCGACCCGCTTGTATTAAACGACCTAGCTTCGGAAATCACAGTAAATGAAGTAGAACAATTTCCGGCTGGTAATATTGCTCCATTAAAAGCCATTACACAAAATCGCCAAAACTTACAGTCTGTGAAACTTGTTCTTCCGACTGAGCAGAAACTCACTATGAGTTCTTTACGCCAATTTGCAGAACAAAAGGCTCGTTATACCTACGATGAGAACCGTGAAATATTAACAAATAATGAAACTCAAGAACGCTATAAAGCGAATGATGAAATCGGTTTCTTCCAAAAAGTAGATGCACAAAATAATTTTATAGACAGTAGATTGGAACCGGGCTATACCGTTACAACCGGTTGGCACAATTTTATCAAAATCTTAACCGATGACGGTGTTCAAGAACCCTTTATTAAAATCTTTATTTGGACTGTCGTATTTGCCCTTTTAACCGTGATTTTTACGACTTTACTCGGTATGATTTTTGCTTCTTTGGTGCAATGGGAAGCCCTACAAGGTAAAGCGATTTATCGTCTGTTACTCATTTTACCTTATGCCGTACCGGGCTTTATTTCAATCTTAGTTTTTAAAGGGTTATTTAACCAAAGTTTCGGTGAAATCAACCTCATTCTGAATCAGCTCTTCGGTATCCGTCCGGAATGGTTTAATGATCCGTTCTTAGCTAAGGCAATGTTACTGATTGTGAACACTTGGTTAGGTTACCCGTATATGATGATTGTCTGCATGGGCTTACTCAAAGCCATTCCGCACGATTTATATGAAGCTTCTGCGATTGATGGCGCAAGTGTATGGCAAAATTTCACGAAAATTACCATGCCATTGTTAATTAAACCACTTATGCCGTTAATGATTGCCAGCTTTGCCTTTAACTTTAATAACTTTGTATTAATTCAGTTATTAACTAACGGTGGTCCAAATATGGTAGGCACAACAACACCGGCAGGACATACCGATTTACTGGTCAGTTACACTTATCGTATTGCCTTTGAAGGTAGCGGTACACAAGACTTTGGTTTAGCGGCTGCAATCGCTGTCATCATCTTCTTGCTAGTAAGCGGATTAGCATTATTCCAAATCAGAATGACGAAATTATCACAAGATTAA
- the malE gene encoding maltose/maltodextrin ABC transporter substrate-binding protein MalE has translation MKKLTKTALAVLAGLCIAQGVNAKIVEGQLNVWINADKGYNGLAEVGKKFEAETGVKVIVEHPSKLEELFPQVASTGDGPDIIIYAHDRFGGYAQTGLLAEIQPSSDFKAKLSDIGWEATKYNGKQIAYPIAVEAISLIYNKDLVATPPKTWEEVEKLDKELKAKGKSAIMWNLQEPYFTWPVISSQGAYAFKVTPNGYDVKDIGVNNEGAQKGLQYVVDLVKNKVISADMDYAVAEAAFNKGNTALTINGPWAWANIEKSKINYGVAVLPTLNGKASKPFVGVLSAGINASSPNKDLAKEFLENHLLTDSGLDTVNKDVPLGAVALKSFQEKLAKDPRIAATMANAENGEIMPNIPQMSRFWYSEKAAIGNATTGRQSVKAALDEAQAKIEKE, from the coding sequence ATGAAAAAATTAACTAAAACCGCTTTAGCTGTATTAGCAGGATTATGTATTGCTCAAGGTGTGAATGCCAAAATTGTCGAAGGACAATTAAATGTTTGGATTAACGCAGATAAAGGTTATAACGGTTTAGCTGAAGTGGGTAAAAAATTTGAAGCTGAAACGGGTGTTAAAGTCATTGTAGAACACCCAAGTAAACTCGAAGAATTATTCCCACAAGTCGCCTCAACCGGTGATGGCCCTGATATTATTATTTATGCACATGACCGTTTCGGTGGTTATGCTCAAACCGGTTTACTAGCAGAAATTCAGCCAAGTTCAGATTTTAAAGCGAAACTCTCAGATATTGGTTGGGAAGCGACTAAATATAATGGTAAACAAATTGCTTATCCTATTGCTGTAGAAGCTATCTCTCTTATTTATAACAAAGATTTAGTAGCAACACCGCCAAAAACTTGGGAAGAAGTTGAGAAACTGGATAAAGAATTAAAAGCCAAAGGCAAAAGTGCGATCATGTGGAACTTACAAGAACCGTACTTCACTTGGCCGGTTATCTCATCTCAAGGTGCTTACGCATTTAAAGTTACGCCAAATGGCTATGATGTGAAAGATATCGGTGTAAACAATGAAGGCGCACAAAAAGGTTTACAATATGTTGTTGACCTCGTAAAAAATAAAGTAATCAGTGCAGATATGGACTATGCCGTTGCAGAAGCCGCCTTTAATAAAGGTAATACCGCATTAACCATTAATGGACCTTGGGCTTGGGCAAATATTGAGAAAAGTAAAATTAATTACGGTGTAGCCGTTCTTCCAACTTTAAACGGTAAAGCTTCAAAACCGTTTGTTGGCGTATTAAGTGCCGGTATCAACGCTTCAAGCCCAAATAAAGACTTAGCGAAAGAATTCCTTGAAAATCACTTATTAACTGATTCCGGTTTAGATACAGTAAATAAAGATGTTCCTTTAGGTGCTGTAGCGCTTAAATCTTTCCAAGAAAAACTAGCGAAAGATCCTCGCATTGCCGCAACCATGGCAAATGCGGAAAATGGTGAAATTATGCCGAATATTCCGCAAATGAGCCGTTTCTGGTATTCAGAAAAAGCAGCAATTGGTAACGCAACTACCGGTCGTCAATCCGTAAAAGCTGCACTTGATGAAGCTCAAGCAAAAATTGAGAAAGAATAA
- the malK gene encoding maltose/maltodextrin ABC transporter ATP-binding protein MalK, with protein sequence MTDVRLVNVCKSYGNVHISKDVNLEIKDGEFVVFVGPSGCGKSTVLRMIAGLEEITSGDLFIGDKRMNDVPPANRNIGMVFQSYALYPHLSVAENMSFGLKLAGAKKEEINQRVNQVAEILQLAHLLNRKPKELSGGQRQRVAIGRTLVSQPEVFLLDEPLSNLDAALRVQMRVEISKLHKKLGRTMIYVTHDQIEAMTLADKIVVLQALSAGSNLTTNVAQVGKPLELYHYPANRFVAGFIGSPKMNFLPVRVIDVREGGVKIELPDSTHLNFWVPVESGGVKVGDNLSLGIRPEHLLPCEQSEVCISGTVKVVEQLGNETQVHIEMPPIKQSLVYRQNDIVLVKEGDSMSIGINPNRCHLFREDGTACKRLFVEQGV encoded by the coding sequence ATGACAGATGTTCGATTAGTAAACGTATGCAAATCGTATGGCAATGTACATATTTCTAAAGATGTTAATTTAGAAATTAAAGATGGCGAATTTGTTGTTTTTGTCGGCCCGTCAGGCTGTGGTAAATCAACGGTATTACGAATGATTGCCGGCTTGGAAGAAATTACCTCCGGTGATTTATTTATCGGGGATAAACGAATGAATGATGTACCGCCGGCGAATCGAAATATCGGTATGGTATTCCAATCTTATGCTCTATATCCCCATCTTTCTGTTGCAGAGAATATGTCGTTCGGTTTGAAATTGGCTGGTGCTAAAAAAGAAGAAATCAATCAGCGAGTCAACCAAGTTGCAGAAATTCTACAACTCGCTCATTTACTAAATCGCAAGCCGAAAGAATTGTCGGGCGGTCAACGTCAGCGTGTTGCAATTGGGCGTACCTTAGTCTCACAGCCTGAAGTGTTTTTATTGGATGAACCGCTTTCAAATTTAGATGCGGCATTACGTGTGCAAATGCGTGTAGAGATCTCAAAATTACATAAAAAACTTGGCAGAACAATGATTTATGTAACGCATGACCAAATCGAAGCGATGACGCTCGCCGATAAAATTGTTGTTTTACAGGCGCTTTCTGCAGGCAGCAATCTTACCACGAACGTTGCTCAAGTGGGTAAGCCATTAGAGCTTTATCACTATCCGGCAAATCGTTTTGTGGCAGGTTTTATCGGGTCACCTAAGATGAATTTCTTGCCGGTGCGAGTGATTGATGTGCGTGAAGGTGGGGTGAAAATTGAATTACCGGATTCAACCCATTTAAATTTCTGGGTACCGGTTGAAAGTGGTGGCGTAAAAGTAGGAGATAACCTTTCATTAGGTATTCGTCCTGAACATTTATTACCGTGTGAACAAAGCGAAGTTTGTATTTCCGGCACGGTAAAAGTAGTAGAACAATTGGGTAACGAAACGCAAGTTCATATTGAAATGCCACCGATTAAACAGAGTTTGGTCTATCGCCAAAATGACATTGTATTAGTGAAAGAAGGTGATTCAATGTCGATTGGTATTAATCCGAATCGTTGTCATCTTTTCCGAGAAGATGGCACGGCATGTAAACGTTTATTTGTCGAGCAAGGCGTATAA
- a CDS encoding maltoporin: MNLNKTMLATLVSSALLSTSALAVDFHGYARSGIGWTSGGGEQSAFTVNGGGSKYRLGNEAETYAELKLGQELYKNGEKSIYLDSNVAYSVNQQVDWEATNPALREINVQFKNFADSLPGATLWAGKRFYQRHDVHMNDFYYWDISGPGAGVENIDVGFGKLSLAVTRNTEKDGAYSWGYDPKEKKWKNNQDKDVYNDVFDVRLAGIETNKDGSLEIGFDFGNAHTKDGAIYEKDATKRGYMATIEHTQGNFFGGFNKFTAQYAKDAMTSWSTGHSQGGSANNKGDMLRLINQGVVQASDKVEVMYALIYEKTDLDNKRGKTWYSAGVRPMYKWNDTMSTLLEVGYDRIKDQASGQKNDLMKYTIAQQWQAGSSIWARPAIRVFGTYAHWNDKFNTAHRTDAGYKAKDGEFIGGVQFEAWW, translated from the coding sequence ATGAACCTCAATAAAACGATGTTAGCAACTTTAGTTTCAAGTGCTTTACTTTCAACCAGTGCATTAGCGGTTGATTTCCACGGTTATGCACGTTCCGGGATCGGCTGGACTTCGGGTGGTGGCGAGCAATCGGCATTTACCGTGAATGGTGGCGGTTCAAAATACCGTTTAGGTAATGAAGCAGAAACTTATGCGGAATTAAAATTAGGTCAAGAGCTTTATAAAAATGGTGAGAAATCTATTTATTTAGACTCTAACGTTGCTTATTCGGTGAACCAACAAGTGGACTGGGAAGCAACTAATCCGGCACTTCGTGAAATTAACGTACAGTTCAAGAACTTCGCTGACAGCTTACCGGGCGCAACTTTATGGGCTGGTAAACGTTTCTACCAACGTCACGATGTACATATGAATGACTTCTACTACTGGGATATTTCAGGTCCGGGTGCAGGGGTTGAAAATATTGATGTCGGTTTCGGTAAACTCTCTTTAGCGGTAACTCGTAATACTGAAAAAGATGGTGCATATAGTTGGGGTTATGATCCAAAAGAGAAAAAATGGAAAAATAATCAAGACAAAGATGTTTATAACGATGTATTCGATGTTCGTTTAGCAGGCATTGAAACCAATAAAGATGGCTCATTAGAAATCGGTTTTGACTTTGGTAATGCGCATACTAAAGATGGTGCAATCTATGAAAAAGATGCGACTAAACGTGGCTATATGGCAACTATTGAGCACACTCAAGGTAACTTCTTCGGCGGTTTTAATAAATTTACCGCACAGTATGCCAAAGATGCAATGACATCATGGAGTACAGGTCACTCACAAGGCGGTTCTGCGAATAATAAAGGCGATATGCTTCGTTTAATTAACCAAGGTGTTGTACAAGCAAGCGATAAAGTAGAAGTAATGTATGCGTTAATCTACGAAAAAACAGACTTAGATAATAAACGAGGTAAAACTTGGTACTCTGCGGGTGTTCGCCCAATGTATAAATGGAACGATACAATGAGTACCTTATTAGAAGTGGGTTATGACCGTATTAAAGATCAAGCAAGCGGTCAGAAAAATGATCTAATGAAATACACCATTGCGCAACAATGGCAAGCGGGTAGTAGCATTTGGGCTCGCCCTGCAATCCGTGTATTCGGCACTTATGCACACTGGAATGACAAATTTAACACGGCACATCGTACAGACGCTGGTTATAAAGCGAAAGACGGCGAGTTTATCGGCGGTGTTCAATTTGAAGCATGGTGGTAA
- the malM gene encoding maltose operon protein MalM, whose protein sequence is MKTKIAAFLSSVLFASVAMAATPSKTELSRFGWQDVTFSQKIVNELSEKQIRTFSQTLAGTNSAVIGYKIPANQGTLKVKVSSLVVDNDHIFVPNVLVLDANFNESLTYPASQFKVVEERGFEGGQIQAELSLTPATGQDFIYLLIYTTEKDLAGQTTFTHPVKLYEKAKGNQPPAIADLLVKHTNSGQIQINVDGIQSTQFVGLGSVANGGALFEAKPTVAQTVGAEIQAVKNPQKNAKPKAVEKTTEQYFNEAVTQALKNNDISKAMNLVNEAEQLGLSSPRQIFLKQVSAKK, encoded by the coding sequence ATGAAAACCAAAATTGCAGCATTTTTATCAAGTGTTTTATTTGCATCGGTTGCTATGGCAGCGACACCATCAAAGACAGAACTAAGCCGTTTTGGTTGGCAAGATGTTACTTTCTCACAAAAGATTGTTAATGAACTTTCAGAAAAACAAATCCGTACATTTAGCCAAACGCTGGCAGGCACAAATAGTGCGGTAATCGGTTATAAAATTCCGGCAAATCAAGGTACACTCAAGGTCAAAGTGAGTAGCTTGGTAGTAGATAATGACCATATTTTTGTACCGAATGTCTTAGTTCTGGATGCGAATTTTAATGAGTCGCTAACATACCCCGCTTCGCAATTTAAAGTTGTGGAAGAACGAGGCTTTGAAGGCGGGCAAATTCAAGCGGAATTAAGTTTAACGCCGGCAACCGGACAAGATTTTATTTATTTACTGATCTACACCACTGAAAAAGATCTCGCAGGACAAACGACATTTACTCATCCAGTGAAATTATATGAAAAAGCAAAAGGTAACCAACCGCCTGCAATTGCAGATTTACTGGTAAAACACACTAATTCAGGACAAATTCAAATTAATGTAGATGGTATTCAGAGTACTCAATTTGTCGGTTTAGGCAGTGTTGCTAATGGCGGGGCATTATTTGAAGCAAAACCGACAGTTGCCCAAACAGTGGGGGCTGAAATACAAGCGGTTAAAAATCCGCAAAAAAATGCAAAACCGAAAGCAGTAGAGAAAACCACAGAACAATACTTTAATGAAGCGGTTACGCAAGCATTAAAAAATAATGATATTAGTAAAGCAATGAATTTAGTAAACGAAGCGGAGCAACTAGGGCTTTCTTCACCTCGTCAAATCTTCTTAAAACAAGTTTCTGCTAAAAAATAG